In the genome of Pangasianodon hypophthalmus isolate fPanHyp1 chromosome 24, fPanHyp1.pri, whole genome shotgun sequence, the window tgaaattaatatttacagtttattctgTATTAATATTGTAGTAGTTACTAGACTTTAAAGTTTATATAAAACCATAAGTTTTATATAAACTCCCACAAGTTTAAccagagaattaaaaaaaaaacaaaaaaaaatttttccagCAGCAATGGCCCAGGAGACCAATCAGAGCCCGGTTCCCATCCTGTGCACCATGGGCTGCGGTTTCTACGGCAACCCCAGGACTAATGGCATGTGCTCTGTGTGCTACAAGGAGCACCTGAGTCGACAGCAGAGCAGCGATCGCAGCCCAGTGAGCCCTCTGGGTAAGTTGCACAGCAAAATTACAAAGCCTTGTTCACCTTATTCCTACCCAAGGGTGACGACGCTGCTGGAAAAACTGACTCGTCCAATTTACAAGCTTGATTTAAAGCATCGTGGAGTTAGAATGATGCTTTATATCAGGAACAAATGTGCTCAACTCATATAAAGCTTTGTTTTTCCCAGTTTTGctttgttagtgtgtttacccTGCTCTCCTGACTCAACTAATTGGATTAGTAACAAACTTCCAAGGAGGATAAAAGAACCAGGATTAGGAAGGTTCTCAGTTCTGGGCTGTTAAAGTATAGACTTATAcattaaatgttctttttaaggaggtaaaaataaaaaaggaattacCTGGGGGTGTTCACCCTATCATCAGGAGACTGCAAGTTCGAATCCTGCTGAGTGACACTAGACAATCgcgtgtgtctgtgagctcatgtatgtggaagagggtagatagcttCTGCCCTTTTACATCCATTTTCTGGTGTCTTTGCATAGTGGAAGCAGTTTATATGAAGCAGATTTGACCATTTGTGGTTAGAATGCCTCAGGCCAATTGTTTTAGATATACAGCTGTTATAAGGgctgtttttttgcatttagtCATTCGTGTGCTTTCCTTTCTGGAGCAGCAGGCAGTCCTTCATCGGAGACGTCGGCCATGCAGAGATTAGAAGGCAGCCTAAACAAAGCGGAGGCGACCTGCGCGGAATCACCGTCAGAGTGAGTTTCTCTTTGTTTGGTTGTGGGTGTACGTACACGTTCATGCAAGTCAGTTCATCCCTGTGCTGCGTTCACACTCTAGAGCTGCTGTTTAATTGGTGCATTCAAGTACAGAATACTCCCacctgtctgtatctgtctgtctgcctttccTTTGTTCTGTTCCctcagatttctttcttttaatttgttcttgttcgttctgtctttcattctttcGCCACCTGTCAAGtggacaaaaacagtgaaataaacatgacattttataGATGCAgcttatcaaaaaaaaaaatcagaaaattaattattaaatatacaaaaatgtcTTCTACCTGTAATATCTTGCAAAGTAAAATATGACATCACATATTACCCAGATGCCCatctgatattgttttcttaaaaaactactaagctttaaatgtttttttttttttttaaaaaaactgaataacttcacagttaaacactttgacacaaaaaaatcactcacattataaatataataaatataataaagtgtaaatcataaatgtaataaaatcaatcctgtTTGTCTTTTCACCTGGTAAATGTGTCAGACTGTGAGctgccttctttctttctttctttctttctttctttctgcttctgTCTTCTGTCTCTGTGGTGTTTGCATGGttgtttgtgcatttttctgtttgtcagtacttccttgtgtgtgtgtgtgtgtgtgtgtgtctgtgtacattGGGCTATGAGGCCTCTGACTTAGAGAAGCCTCATGTTATGGTCAGGTGCTTTGAGCCTTTGCCAGCAGCTGTGcatgtggttgtgtgtgtatcGCAAGTCAGCGGAAAATACTGTGCTGTTTCCTCAGAGGCATGTCTGCCGCAGCCTCCCTGCCTGTCACACAACAGATGACGGAGATGAGCATTTCCAGAGAGGAGAAGAGCCTGTCTCCTACATCGAACAATGCGGAAGCAggtaatatacatatacacaatgtaaataataatcCATATTTACATAGTGCTTTTGAGTAAACAACAGAATTACATTAAAGTTACattcaagttaaaaaaaatagatctgGAGTGCTACAGGTATAGGGGAAGTTTGAATGTCTACACTGTTATAGCTGTATGTAGCCAAAAGGTTACATACTGTGTGATGTAACACAATCAAGAGTGTCTGTTTGCTTGTTCAGTTCAGAGTTGAGTTAGTGCTCTCCTCCAAGCATGTTCAGCCATAATGTTCCATTCGCTGAAAAGGTTTTGGGTCGtgttcctctcaagttttctttCTCGTGTCGATTTTTCTAAGGCATCTAATTCTTCATCccgcaaagctgctttgtgacactgtcTTTTCTATAAAGCGCTATACcagtaaaattgaattgaattcaacTTAACGTCTGTTGGAAGAAGCACGTCTTAAACCTCGCCGTTCTGGCTTGCTAGCATTACTGCGATAGATGGTGGATTAGATAATAGGGAGAAAAGTGTCAACATATTGAAGAGCATATAACGTGAAATAAAGTGTTTGCACACCAATGCGCTTTACTTAGCTTCAGCTGGTTGTACATAGTCATGGTAAAACTGAGTGCATTAATGTTCTCTGAAAGCTTTATTTGAACTATTAAAGATGCATTCGAAGCggtttaacatttaacagttGGTTCCAGAAGTCCATTAACATGTGCTGCTTTGTTAGACAGATTTAAGTTtcaaaactgatttatttttgaatcGTGTCCATATTAGTTTTTGCTAGCagacaaaatataaacactgtactTTCTTATCTTTCTGTTCTCCTCTGGGTGTTTGGGTGTGCGTTTCTGATGCCGTGTGGTTTTTCGGGCACATCCCTGTGAAATTGTAGCctcattctaacacacacacacacacacacaggctgaagGAAAAACCTGGTTGTAATTATGATTGTGGACTTCCTGCTTCCACAGTCGTTAGCCAGCCCACTTCCTCCTGCTCGCCTCTCAGTGATGTGGCGAAGAGTCCAGACTCCGGAAAACCCAAAAAGAACCGCTGCTTCACCTGCCGCAAGAGGGTCGGCCTCACAGGTGAGCATTCCCTAAAGAATCATGGGTAATACACGAGCATTTAAGGCAAGATACTACAACTGAATaggatatatataatatatatatatattatatgtgttGTATATTGCCGATGTTCTTTCAACTACTTTTTATATTGGACCTTTACAAAGTGTgtctctttattctttatttatacaaatgagGCTAATTAGATGTGCATAGAATTTTGCATACTTACTTTTGATgtttgaatttaaatatttattatattcactTTGAAGACACTCTCAAGAGAAAGACCTTTACAGAGAATTCTGGTGGAATATCCTCATGAAAATACTACTATgcactaaaatatatatatatatatatatatatatttggatgtcatttttcagtataaaattcAGATTCGATCCAACAGTAAAGTTGCCAAAGTTACAAAGTTTCAGTTGTCCCAAGCGGacacaaacagtgaaaaaaaatctgttgagttttgatatttttattgctaCCATTGAAGAGAAGACATTGACAAAAGACAAAccagtcaagtctctttatatgtaaacatttccagccccagaaatatttttttttccccaattccagtctttgccttttgttacaggatcagatatctgatgttttctctgatatttGATCCACCATTTTGTTGGTATAGGCCCGATACCGATACTGGGTATCAGATCTGGATGGGTGCCATGTCTAGATACAAGTATAAACTGAGTAACACTGTTAATAGTAATCATAATAATATGCATTTATTGCAGGCTTTGACTGTAGATGCGGCCAGCTCTTCTGCGGCATCCATCGCTACTCGGACAAACACAACTGCACATACGACTACAAAGCCGAGGCGGCCGCCAAAATCCGCAAAGAAAACCCTGTGGTGGTGGCCGACAAGATCCAGAGAATATAAAGCAAAGCATAAAGCATGGAAAGAGAAGAAGTATTGAGCTAAATCGGATAACGGATAACGGATAAACAGACTTGTGTTTTTCTATTACGAGAAAGAAGGCGGAGGGGAAAAACAACCGTGCTGTGTGACGCCCATGCATTAATTACCGTTTGGTTCTAggtattaattttgttttttttttttttcgacgCTCTCGCCTGCTGTGCCAGCTCTTTGCCatagttttgttttgatttgtagATCAAGGTGCCGTTTCAGGGAACCGTTAATCCTATTTTTCATTTAGGTATGAGCTTTGGTCGCTTAAATGACTTCCTTGCTCTTTCTTTCAGCTCCTGATTAGGTTTAAGATAGAAGTAAAAACGCCTAAAAATGACTCGATTGcatcaaaaagagaaaactgaGGCTACATCTTGTGTTCACGGGATCATTTCAAGATACCGATCCAGCATTGCAATCTTATCATTTTATATACTATCAAGCTGATATTGATACTAAGTATTGGATCGTTGCTTTCCTAGAAATCGCATGGTTTGCCAAAACGAGGTTGTGCAATTTAGCGTTGTGAGCAGGATTTTCTCAAACtcttagggttttttttttttttttttttttttttttggcacgtTGTTCTGCAACTGTTTTCTTCCAGTCAGGATTAGTAGACaattttatatcttattttcTTCCTTGATGTTCCACTCAAGCCTATTCAGTAAAGGTCAAACAGATAGATTTTCCACCTAGGCTGCCTGTCGGTCATCAATCAttcatcttttttcccccatgacaGTTTCATAATGTGAACATACTACTGTGACCCACTGGTGGATGTTGATCCGAAGGCGTCAGTGTTGTCGTTCTCGCTTCTTTCACAGCACACGAGCTCACAGCCGTGCGGCCATTATTATAACAGATACTATGGggttgtgtttgttgttttatcATTCGAGTGCAGTTATTTAGGCATTTATTtggtgtttgtgaatgtgtgtacgtgagagagagaatgtgtgagagagagagagaagcaatcCTTTCTGAGTCAGTTACGTTTGGACGTTTGAAGCTCGACAAAAGGATCAGTGTTTTGTTAAATGTGAGTGTGAGCGCTGCCACCCATAACTGAGCTTCtctttccgtgtgtgtgtgtgtgtatgtgtgtgtgtgtgtgtatatgagtgtgtgtgtgttttctctaaTGGCTCCGGGAGTGACAAAACCGTATGTATCTGTTTTGAGTTTTAATTTCAGCTATTAGTTATATGCAAATTTGTacaaaagaaaacctgttcatatttatgtattgcATTTAATCCTTTTACTTgccattaatgcaaaaaatagtattgtaaataaaaatgtacagaataaaaaacCCCACTACACTGTCTCAGGTTTCCCTTTGTAgcctatttttatatatattagacGTAAATGGTCAGTGTATTGTTGCGTGTATAAGGGAGGTATAaactgagttgccagtttataaGTTGATGTTTGACCTGCTTGTGAATTATACTATAATAGAAAagtgtgatattattattattattattattactactacaagATACTGATCTGAGTTCAGTTTTGCTCTTTTCATGGAACTTTTAGAATTGCAGGATCCTCCCACATTTTgctgtaatttatatattttttttaaatataaagagtGACTAATGTACATTTCCTCCCTTTTATCTCCCAAGAATCCATACACTTACACTACACATACAATATGGGCAGCTAATATTTCTCCATCTTGCTGTAAGAGCACATGGTTCCTGCTCGTCCTCTAGGTTTACCATGATCTGAGATCAGTTATGTTgcttattgattttattattattgctggaTACACCCATCTTTTGACTTAATATGTTTTTACCAGTGTCAGTTTCAAAACACTGCATCACTGCTTAATGGAGTGTTTTGGTTTTGAGTGTAGGTAAAGGGCTATAACCTGGCAACTCTATGTGTAACACATGAACATTAATGGTAGCTGCTCAAAGCGGAAATCAAGGCTACTGAAGTATTCTTTAGATAATTTACATtgtgtgatcgtgtgtgtaATATGACTAAATGCATGATtgaatgaaaataatcagcaactgTGTGGTTTGTGGAGCTGCTGTTACCATCCTAAATTTGATTGTTTACCTATAAGGGCATGTCCAAAcgtcttttattcctctcatatcacagcagtttgccaatgattacatttttagattaattaatcatacttttaatctatttatagttgcatttaatgttttggaacatccATTATAAACCATTTAGGTCCCTATCACTTAGACtacagcaactataaacagtcactccctcaccagcctctctataTGCCTCTGACACCATGTTTTTGGGTTGTTGAAAGAGCAGAATGTctcaataaaacactgtaaccagcagacaAACTGATCCAAGGTCACAACAGGATCGAATGTCTGAAATAGCTTCCTTCCCAATATTTTAAAGCTATTTGAGGCATTCATATTAGTAATAAGCAGGACTAGACTTGGCGGCAGAGGTTTTCCCGTTGACGCCTTTGGCGTTGAATTCtacttgtttctttctcttgacgtttataacaaataaaagcagcttgtcatgttactgaataCGTTGAACgagcaaagtcctctgtcttgaagactttcctgtggtggaaaacctactgctATAAAGTGCTGGCAATTGAGACTTAAATAAACATTAGTAAatgttcttctttgttaaataacagcacatttttaatccgttCATTTGTAGTCGTACATTTTGTCAAGCTTTCACTGTACaggtctctgtgaatgagttgttgctagagaaataacatattagaacaagtatattaatataaacctgtgatttgccctGCAACCAGAAtatcatcagagctgctgttatagaaaatgaatcaacacttcctgaccaatcagaattgagacaTAACAGGATGCTGGATGACTAAAGTATCATTAGTAATGCTTGCTTTAAATTGATACACATTAGATGGTAATTTACTAGGCAACAAAGGTTCTCTAAGAGGAACTGATTTTGGTCAGTTTTAGTGATTTACATGTTGTAAAGGCATTTGATTATATATCACTGGCTGTAGGACCATCCTTTATGAATACAGCAAATGTTTAAAGAGATCTCCAAAGGCAAAGCGCCAATTGCCACATGCACAGGTGTCATGACAGCTGTCTAATGGCTTTAGCTGCTGTTGTCAGGAAGCAGCTCGTTTAACAATGTGTAACTGACCTAGGAACAGCTGGAGAGGTGAGTGTCAACAGGTGCCaatttcacacatacactatgGGTGTTAATGTTCTTGCTTTAACAGCACAGGGTTCCTGCACCTCTTCTAGGTTTAGGGTGACCTGAgatcagttttttatttagtcatgATCCAGTTGTTGTATTTGATGTGAGATTAGTGGTAAAAGGGAATTAGTGGTATGCCTGTTTCTGTGCCTCTTTCTTGGGAATCGTAGCTGATCTGGGATCAGTATTTCCCTTATCCTCCCGCCCTTGGCTTCATTAAGCGTCACAGATTACCCATTCCAGGAAAAGCTCTTATATTTTCAGAAgctttgtgtatgtatgtcaaAGACAAATGCAAGTCAGAAGATTGACCGAAGGTTATTTTTGTGGCTAAAAGGACCATAAATAGCATTTCTAAGACTTAATCTACTGTAAAGGTATTCAAATAGCTCTAGGATGAACCATCATTCTTGAAAATCCTAGAAGAAATCCTAATAAA includes:
- the zfand5a gene encoding AN1-type zinc finger protein 5a, with the protein product MAQETNQSPVPILCTMGCGFYGNPRTNGMCSVCYKEHLSRQQSSDRSPVSPLAGSPSSETSAMQRLEGSLNKAEATCAESPSEGMSAAASLPVTQQMTEMSISREEKSLSPTSNNAEAVVSQPTSSCSPLSDVAKSPDSGKPKKNRCFTCRKRVGLTGFDCRCGQLFCGIHRYSDKHNCTYDYKAEAAAKIRKENPVVVADKIQRI